One Denticeps clupeoides chromosome 3, fDenClu1.1, whole genome shotgun sequence DNA window includes the following coding sequences:
- the dtd1 gene encoding D-aminoacyl-tRNA deacylase 1, protein MKAVVQRVAQASVTVAGEQISSIGKGLCVLLGISTEDTEKDVEYMVRKILNLRLFDDESGRAWSKSVMDRGLEVLCVSQFTLQSVLKGNKPDYHMAMPSESAQPLYSGMLEAMRKAYKADYVKDGQFGAYMQIHIQNDGPVTIQLESPASPTDSKQLAKLEKQQQRKEKTQPHATSKPGREKPDSSVDTSKTSGTEGGDSSQREP, encoded by the exons ATGAAGGCGGTCGTTCAGAGAGTGGCGCAGGCGAGCGTGACCG TTGCAGGGGAGCAGATAAGTTCCATCGGCAAGGGGCTGTGCGTGTTGCTGGGCATTTCAACCGAAGACACGGAGAAGGATGTTGAGTACAT GGTGCGTAAGATCCTCAACCTGCGCCTGTTCGATGACGAGAGTGGCCGCGCCTGGAGTAAAAGTGTCATGGACCGTGGCTTGGAGGTCCTCTGTGTGAGTCAGTTCACGCTGCAGTCCGTCCTCAAGGGCAACAAGCCTGACTACCACATGGCCATGCCGTCAGAAAGCGCGCAGCCGCTCTACAGCGGCATGCTGGAGGCGATGAGGAAAGCCTACAAGGCTGACTACGTCAAAG ATGGCCAGTTTGGCGCCTACATGCAGATTCACATCCAGAATGACGGCCCTGTCACCATTCAGCTGGAATCCCCAGCATCGCCCACAGACTCCAAACAG CTGGCAAAGCTTGAGAAGCAGCAACAgcgaaaagaaaaaacacagccaCACGCTACATCCAAGCCAGGCAGGGAGAAGCCGGACTCCAGCGTGGACACCAGTAAGACGAGTGGTACGGAGGGCGGAGATTCATCTCAGAGGGAACCCTAA